A window of Drosophila sulfurigaster albostrigata strain 15112-1811.04 chromosome X, ASM2355843v2, whole genome shotgun sequence genomic DNA:
TGGGCATTAAGTAATCCTTTGTCGCCATGGtttcatatatacaataatgaaCAGTTTCCAAGTTATATTTAACTATACGGATACTCGCTATTCTACATACACATGGATTAATTGTTGGGCCTTAGACAATACGATTGATTAGCTTGATTTTGTTTAAcgtattctgtttttttttttttgtattgtaatttttcttcttttttttttttggagtgcAGCAAAGCTTAATGGCAATCCATATCGACATTGAAGAACTTTATATAGTGTTCATAATTATCATCATCACATAGATTTCTATACAGTCATTGAGTATGATAGCAGCGAGATCTGCGGATGATCCAGCGAAACATCACGAAACTCGGGCGTGAAACTCAATATGAAAAAGCTAAAGATCGTGGCAATAATCCATTCCGAAATGGAGCTAATCACATGATAATACCAGCCGCCATCCGAAGGATACCTGAAGGGAAGATTATCCATTAAGAATTTaaggaaattgaaatgctgTCGCTTTCTACGCACCATTGGCGTGGATTTTGTCCATTGAAGAGAATGTGCGACATCACTCCAGTCACCGCCAGCATGATGAACAGGATGGTGCAACAAACGGACATTCCCAGTCGAAGATGGGCGGACAGACGAGTGCCCGCCATGGGTACAATCATGTATGTGATGAGGGCCTGCATCCAGAAGTAGAGCGTGccacagccaaagcagcagaaGGCCCCAATGAAGTGCACAATCCGCACATTCGTCTCCTGAAAGTTGCCCACGAAACTGATGCCCAGGCAGGACAACATGCCGAACCACAAGGCCCAGCGATTGTGACGGAGCACGACGCTGCCCAGTTCTGGATTGTGTTCGCACAATTGCAGCACATGGCGATAGCGTATATAAATGGTGATTCccactaaacaaaaaaaacaacaacaatcagaaGAGCATTATCAACACATGAGTCATGCGAgactgagagtgagagagatagcACTTACATAGCACACTGCCGATGTTAATTAATTGACCAAATATGCAGCTTTCAGGCGAATAGGTGGCTGCATCACTGATGTACGGCACTGTGGGCACCACATGTCCTTCGAGCACAGCCACAATataactattaaaattttgtacaTACAATTAATGTTCATAAAAGATGATAACAATGGACGAAAAGGATTCTCGTCTAATGACGACTTACGTGCCCAGGAATGTCACCTGGAATATTAGAAAGACTGCCACCGGCAGTAAATAAACCCTAGACATTATGCTAGGCAAGCGGCACAGTTgttgtatatgaatatattgcAAATGCGCAAAAACGCAGTGTTTTGATTGGTTCTCTCACCCACTGTGttcgtcgttgctgctgcaacggtAGTGCAGTGTgtggtgctgccaacttgcttCGATATGCAATCGATAGAGCGACGCAGTGTGGCCTTGTCTGCAAGATGCCGATAGTACATTTTGAATTGCTAGTTGCGGTCACGCTGTGCAGTccccccaacaacaacaacaataacaataacaaaaccgTCAACGAAATTGACTTTATGATTCAAATTGTACGGAAATAGCGTTGACAATAGGAATcccgaaaaataaaaaaataatctaCATTTTCAAACATCTCTCCACTAAAGCGGTATGTAGTGTAATGTGTAAAGTGTGTGGCCATTTAATAATGCCTCGATGCACTTACAGGCAACAACACGACTGTGGGGCATGAGCAACTTTGTGGAAATCGACGGCTCCTATTTGGAAGGCGGCGGTCAGGCGCTGCGCAATGCCATCAGCCTGAGTGTTATACTCAATCGTCCGGTGCGTGTGGTCAAGATACGTGCTAACCGACCTAAACCCGGTTTATCACATCAGCATTTGCATGGCGTTCATCTCTTGCGAGCTATTTCACAAGCCGATGTAAATGGCGATGCGCTGCTCTCCACCGAGCTGGAGTTTACGCCACGCCGCATCGAGGGCGGCATGTACAAGGTGGACACACGCACAGCGGCCAGCATAACGTTAATCTATCAAATGGTGATGCCGGTGCTGTTATTTGCCAATAGCTCATCACGCGTTGATGTGACTGGCGGCACAAATGTCGCCTTTTCACCCCAGGTGGAGTATATGCAGCAGGTGCTGTTACCCAACCTCAAGCGTTTTGCTGCCAACACGGCTATGGAACTGAAGGTCTTGCACCACGGCTTCTATCCTCGGGGCAATGGACGTTGTCAACTCAACGTGGAACCGTTGCAGCAGCCGTTAACAGCAGCTCAATTCATGGATTTCGGACAATTTCGTGAAGTCAAAGGTGCTGCCTACTATGCGGGTCGTTTGCCCAAATTCATTGCTTACGACTTGCAGCATTCGGCGGAGCGTGAAATCCATCGTCTATGGCCAGATCATCAGTGCAACATTCAGGTGTTTAAGCACACACCGGATCGTGCACGAGATAATGGAGCCGGCATCATATTGACCGCTTTGACCAGCACCGGTTGCGTGCTCGGCGCTGGCTCAGTGGGCGAGAAGAACATCGATGGTCATATGATTGGCTCGAATGCGTCGTGCGAGCTGGCCGGATACATTAAGAACGAGGTCTGCGTTGATGCGCATCTGCAGGATCAGTTGATCATTTTTATGGCTTTGGCTAAGGGTTGTTCGCGTATGCGCACATGTGCGTTATCCAAGCACACACGCACTGCCATCTATGTGGCGGAGCAGATGACTGGCGTGAAATTTAACATTGAGTATGGTGACTTTGGTCAGACGTTTGTCAGTTGCGAGGGTCTGGGACATTTTAATAATGTGTAACAAGACTGTTTGTAGTactcttaaattatttatgttaaaatatatacatatatatactttatatacatatatatatatatattatttgttatacatatatatttgttgttgctgttgcactagAGCCGGCGAAATATGGCCAAGAAATGATCCCCTTTGTTGCGCACCACCTTGGCGCCCTCCTCGCTGCTCTGATATAGCTTGGGAGTGATGGGATCTTCGTTCTAATGAAAAATAGGGAAATTAGAAAAACGATTCTGCACTATTGGGGAACACAACTTACAGCTTCAGTTTCGCTCAATCGCTCGTACAGCGGATGTTGTGTCATGTGTGAGACAATCCACTTGTGTAGATCCTCCACATCCGTCATTGTATAGACCAGACCCTAGAAAACAATAccacattaataataaatccaTTTGTAATGCGTACATTTGCAAACTCACGCCACTGCGTAGCACATAGGCATACTCGGAGAGCAGCGCCTGATTGATGATACGCCACTTGTGCTTAGCACGCTTGAAATGCGGATCGGGATACAGGAAGAACATTTTCTCCAGCTGTCCCTTCTTGAAATAGTTGGGTAAATATTTCATCGCATTCGTGCGTATGCAAGCAATGTTTTGATATCCTGAGGTCTCGTTGCTTTTTAGTCTGAGTGCCGCAATTCGATCCACAACATAGTCCGACACCTTGACACGTATCTCCATGCCAATGGACAACTTTTGGGGGAACATTTCACCCAGCGTTACCAAGAAGCCGCCATAACCGCAACCAATGTCAGCAAATTCCACTTGCTGTTCGCTGCCTATATTGGGATACAGTGCACGCCAGTCGACATCCTGGGGCCGTGCAGGACTGCAATAAAAAGCTATATTTAACTTTGTTTACAtggttatttgatttttttactCACTAATCAAAGCTGTGATCGGCTATGGGATTGGAGTGCGCGCGCTGGCGATAGTAGCGCTTCTGTGGCAGTCCAGTGACAGCGGATGTAGAGGACAACACCTCGCGCTCCCGCTCTTGGTTGTTGGTTACCATTTAATCAATGAATTCCTAACTAATTGCAGTGCAATTTGTATTGTCAACAAAATGTGCTTTACACATGCAGTAGTgtttgttatcgataataGCGGCAGTTACCTATCGTTGGCAGTGCGACCAGAGTGAGCTGTGCAAACAGTTTGTTGGTATGTggtgtttggtatattcaacATATTTGCCAGCGTCGGTCACATAGTGCCATCACAGTTGCCATCCCTAACGCATTGTGTATGCATTACGCATTTGCGAAATTTACCAACCACACAAATTTCAGATTTAAAGTGCAATTTCAAAGCCATTGCCTGTGACGGTGTCAGTGCAAAGTGAAAGAAATCGCAGCCGCAGAACGTGCCACAACTGGCAGCTACTCTGGCCATGTACGCCACCAACAATGGCAGCACAAATAAGGCGCCAAATAGGTAAAGTTGTCTCGAAAGAGTCGCGGCGCTGTACAttgatgtttttgttaaacagcgtttgtttattgtttgctgcgtgttattattgtatgtacatatatgtgtgtgttcttaTAGCAATGCCACAACAATGTTTGATAACACCATCACTGTGACACCGATCAAAGTGGAGCTGGGCTCGGGGGCATTAAACAAAACATCGCCATCAACAGCGCCGCAACTGCGGCGTCCCAATGCTGTGATAGTTACCACACAACAGCTTGCGAtgccaatgcaaatgcaaacgaATAGCGGGAGCGGCAATACTACAACGTATGGAACGCAAGGCGGCACAACAGCAGGCGTAACCGTTGTCACCTCCATGTCGTCGAATACAACGCcgcccacaacaacaacgacaacgccaaCGACGCCCAAGGAGAAACCCAGCAAAGCGGCACGCGTTCAAATTGTACGCAAACCGCCGCCCACCATCGACAATTTTTGGCCAAACATTTTGAGCGAGGTGAACGGCATCGGACAGGTGGACGCTAAGCATCAGGTGCTGCCGTTGGCACGCATCAAGAAGATCATGAAACTGGATGAGAATGCCAAAATGATAGCGGGTGAGGCGCCGCTACTCTTTGCCAAGGCCTGTGAGTATTTCATACAGGAGCTAACCATGCGTGCCTGGGTGCACACCGAGGAGAGTCGACGTCGCACGCTGCAGCGTTCGGATATTGCTCAGGCGATTGCCAACTATGATCAGTTTGATTTCCTGATTGATATTGTACCGCGCGAGGAGATCAAACCGTCAACCACACAGAAAACCACCAAAGAGCCAAATGCCAGCTCaaatgccacagcagcagcagcggccgcTGCGGCAGCCGCTCAAGCTGCATCGGTTGCAACTGTCGGTGGCGGCGGCAACAATAGCACAACCAATACGGCGACTTTTgtacctgctgctgctgcggcagcggcggcggcagcagctgcaagtGGCCTCAAGTTGGATCAGTCAACGGCCGAAGTCCTGGGGTATAGCGCTGTCAATACGGATCTGTttgcggcggcggcagcggccaGCAATACGGCCGggcagctgcaacagttgaCGGcgcaacagcatcatcatcagcagcagcaacagcagccgcaacagtTGCAAATCATACAGCAGGGCGCCGGTGCGCAACAgttgcaatattttattgcgTTGCCCGGTCAGCAGCCGAATCAGTTGGTGCAGCAGGTGCAGCAAttgcatcagcaacaacagcagcagcaacaacagcagcaacagcatcagcaacagaaTAGTCTGGGTCTCAATATTGTTACGCAGCAGCCGACTCAACAATTAATACTCACCGCTGGTCCCAATGGCCAATTGACAGCGACGCCGGCGCCTAGCACGGCTGCCCAGCAGCAGACGGCATTGCTGCAGAATctggcacagcagcagcagcaacaacagcagcatcagcaacagcagcaacaacaaattcaactgCTGCAGCAGGTGGTGACGCCAACTGGGGAGCTGACAAATGTGCCCGTAAGTTAACTATCTAAGTAAAAGCTGGATTGTTCTGACTAAATGACCCGAAGggattttctttttacttaatttagtCACGACAGATTACGATAACATcgtttatgtatattaatgttCTATTCATTCTTTGTTAGATTGCCATCAATGCGaatcaattgcatttgctgcgcATGCagatgcaacaacagcagcagcaacaacagcaagttgCTGCCgtgcaagcagcagcagcggcgcagcagcaacatcagcagcagcagcaggtgatTATTCCGACGCATTTGCTGACGGCACAACAGATACTGCAGCTGGGTGGGACGCCAACAAATGCCACAGCGAtaacacagcagcaactgcagcagcatcaacagcagcagcagcagcaacaacagcaacagcagcaacaacaccagcaacataTACACATCAATGCGGCCAATGTGACCACAAATAATGCAGCCAATGCCAGCAGTAACAATGCGACGCCGATATTTATCAATGCGACGGCGGCAAATGCGTCGCAAAACGTAACgcaagcgcagcagcagcagcaacaacaacaacagcagcagcagcagtcgcaatcgcaaaCAATTACAGCATTAACCAGCGATCGAACGCTGAGCGGTGGCTTTCGGTAAAACCCTAAATAGCCCAGTGTAAACGTAAGCAGTaaataacaagcaaaaaaacaagaattcTTTAATTGTAAGtgcaaaagtgaaagaaaccccaaaaacacacatacacacacacaaacacacagaaaccAGCTAAATTGTAAgcatattatacaaattgaaaataggtTTAAGAAACGCAACAAACGTCGAGGCAATGTGACCGTTAGCAATCCATATCCAAGCATCGGGAGGCAATTTTTAAGAGAGATTCTTTTATATTGGGGTTTTCGATTTTGTCGTCCTTCTTGGTTTCATCAATTATCGAAGCTAGGAGACGACGCCAAGCAAAACGGAATTAGTTTAGCAATTAACTGGAATATCGCAATGAAACTTTATTCTCATGtgtgtaaattgaaaagtgaAGCTGAACAGCGGTAGTGctgctctctctatctttctatctctctcgctctccatCCCTTGGAAGTGTGTACATATCATAAAGAAATTGAACAAATTGCCTGCCTACCCTGCCCAACACACTCAaccgcacacgcacacgcacacacacacacacactgttgcCAATGTACAGAGAAAACAATTCGCCTAAGTTAACCAACactgtgtaagtgtgtgtgtgggtgtgtgtgtgtgtgtgtcgaatTATCAATTATATGCTAAATTGTAATAGCGAACAAACAAAATAGCTGAGGAGGAGCATTCCGCTGCCAACAGGTTTCACCGCATAATTTTAACAatctctatatatttataatagtaACAAACCCCTTCCATCATCCCCTCTTCCCTTTCACCCCCACCCCACACCCCTTAAACACAACACTTGTGGACAGTAAATTAGGTACACGTATGGAAATTTATACAATAGGTTATAcaattgcttatttatttttcactaaattatttaatgccaATTTTTGGATTATGTAATTGGATTTTTTGGattatgcaatatttttccatttatttatcttCTTTTTTCAATATTCTTTAACTAGCCTCTGATCAATTAGAAATTCTAAGTGTGCCAATTTTTACCTGACTTATTTACCAATAAAATGCTTTAGACCCTGTACTTGAAAAGTAAAACGAGTCTATTGTATTTGTCTAATTCAGCAGAAAGTTTATTTACGGCTTTGACTTgagtttattttgaaaaaatacggGGTATCTTGCCGTCTAACAAATTCTGTCCACTTTCGTGCTTATGTAGTGAAATACaagtatttgtgtttttattcgATGTAGGACGTGCAGAACAATCGAATCCCAACTTTGATTGCATGTTCTCTCGATTCTCGACTCCCGATTCCTGATACTTATTTTCTTGTTCGTAGAACaagtttttgtataaatttttatgtgagCCGCAGCTTGTTGCAAGTGGGATTTTTTATTGTGCAAGCTTTGGTGCAAGTAGCCGaagataattaattaataatttaattgatatacaTGCATTAAGTTAATAGTTTTATGTTTAAGcggaaaacaaaatacatgcaaaaaaaacaaaacaaaaacaaaaaagaatccGAGGCACTAAAGTCTCCATTTATTTCTTCTTGGCGAGTATCTTATTGATGTCCTGTAGCTCTCGAGTGCTCCACGGTTCCAGAGGATCTGGTGGCGACTCTGCCTTGCGTCCATGGGCCGAACGACCGCGTGACGTTGCCTGACGCTTGCTCTCCAGCTCCGCATCGCTCTCCTCCGGCGAAACTCTGCAAGCCAAGTGGATTGACAAAGGAAACTACATGGGGAGTGGGCAAGGACTCAAGGACTCACTTGTTCTTCCGGCGAATGCGTGCGCTTTTGGCGCGACGCGCTGCCTCATCCTGAGCTGGCTGGCATTTGCGTAGATGGAACTGCTTCATGGTCGCATGCACCTGCTCCTCGGTCGGCAAATCTTCGCTGTCCTGGCCACCGTTGCCGTCCTCGGTCTCCACCTCGGCCTCCTGCTCAATGGTAAGCACCTCCTCGGCCACAGCCTCCTCAAAGTTAAAGCCCTACCCAGACCAGGACGTTAAGTAAAGGTAGATTTGTTTTCGGACAGTCCGGAACTTACCGGCTCCAGGTCTAGCTCGGGCAACTGTTGTCCCCACACCGAGCACATGGCAGGTTTGCCATCGAAATGCGATGCCCGCTGAATGTCCGCCTTAGAGAGCGCATTGTGCGTGCGCTTGGCCAGGGATAGTTTGCCTAGAATGGGACCACCGCTGTCGCTCTCCTCCGTCTCGACCTCGGCCAGCATGTTCATGAACTCCTCCAGTTTCTTGGGGTCCACAATGTCCTTGGGATCCTGAAACAAGTTGGTTAGATTACCCGGCATGGGCATGATCAAGGCAGGCGATGCAGCGGCAGCGTCAAccgcagcagctgttgctgcagctggcgCTTGAGATGTGGGAACAGTGGGAACAGGAGGCACCGCAGGCTTCTTGGCTAGCTGCGGTTGTGTCTTAAGCGTCTGTTCAACCAAATCGAACGCCTTGTTGGCCAGCTGCTGCAAGCCGGCAAAATAGTGCGGATCGTGGGTATCCGGTCGTTGATCCGACATTAGGATTAGCTCGCGAAATGGATCCGGAGCAGGAGCAGCCACTGgagctgttgtcgttgtcgtgcGCAATTGGACGCCATTGCTGGAGGCCGGATTGTTGGCAAAGCTCAGCATATCCATGGCATTGGTGAAATCGGATTCGGTGTGCAGATTGTAGGGATCCTTGAGCTTTTGCTTGGTCACCTTCACGGGACTGGAGATGGAGGCACGACCCCACATCAGGCGACGCATCTCCTCGCCGGTCATGCCGCGTTTTTTCAGCGCCGTCAACGTAACGCGTCCCACTCGctggaaaaaaaagaaaaggaacgTCACCATAAATTCCTTTGCAGTACTTTAAGTATTCACCTTCCAGTTGGAGACAGCGCCTTTGCGCTGCTTGGCTCGGgtcttgctcttgcttttgATGACCATAACGCCGCGCACCTCGAAGCCCGTATCGTCCGCCGGACCCAGCGGTATGGAGTAGGCCTCAAGATATCCCTTGGCATCCGCTTGAGGCACAGCACGCTCGAGTGTGACGACGATTTTGGCCCATTGCTTCATCCACTCCTT
This region includes:
- the LOC133847109 gene encoding RNA 3'-terminal phosphate cyclase, with product MSNFVEIDGSYLEGGGQALRNAISLSVILNRPVRVVKIRANRPKPGLSHQHLHGVHLLRAISQADVNGDALLSTELEFTPRRIEGGMYKVDTRTAASITLIYQMVMPVLLFANSSSRVDVTGGTNVAFSPQVEYMQQVLLPNLKRFAANTAMELKVLHHGFYPRGNGRCQLNVEPLQQPLTAAQFMDFGQFREVKGAAYYAGRLPKFIAYDLQHSAEREIHRLWPDHQCNIQVFKHTPDRARDNGAGIILTALTSTGCVLGAGSVGEKNIDGHMIGSNASCELAGYIKNEVCVDAHLQDQLIIFMALAKGCSRMRTCALSKHTRTAIYVAEQMTGVKFNIEYGDFGQTFVSCEGLGHFNNV
- the LOC133847106 gene encoding methylcytosine dioxygenase TET translates to MYATNNGSTNKAPNSNATTMFDNTITVTPIKVELGSGALNKTSPSTAPQLRRPNAVIVTTQQLAMPMQMQTNSGSGNTTTYGTQGGTTAGVTVVTSMSSNTTPPTTTTTTPTTPKEKPSKAARVQIVRKPPPTIDNFWPNILSEVNGIGQVDAKHQVLPLARIKKIMKLDENAKMIAGEAPLLFAKACEYFIQELTMRAWVHTEESRRRTLQRSDIAQAIANYDQFDFLIDIVPREEIKPSTTQKTTKEPNASSNATAAAAAAAAAAQAASVATVGGGGNNSTTNTATFVPAAAAAAAAAAAASGLKLDQSTAEVLGYSAVNTDLFAAAAAASNTAGQLQQLTAQQHHHQQQQQQPQQLQIIQQGAGAQQLQYFIALPGQQPNQLVQQVQQLHQQQQQQQQQQQQHQQQNSLGLNIVTQQPTQQLILTAGPNGQLTATPAPSTAAQQQTALLQNLAQQQQQQQQHQQQQQQQIQLLQQVVTPTGELTNVPIAINANQLHLLRMQMQQQQQQQQQVAAVQAAAAAQQQHQQQQQVIIPTHLLTAQQILQLGGTPTNATAITQQQLQQHQQQQQQQQQQQQQQHQQHIHINAANVTTNNAANASSNNATPIFINATAANASQNVTQAQQQQQQQQQQQQQSQSQTITALTSDRTLSGGFR
- the LOC133847111 gene encoding DNA damage-regulated autophagy modulator protein 1; protein product: MSRVYLLPVAVFLIFQVTFLGTYIVAVLEGHVVPTVPYISDAATYSPESCIFGQLINIGSVLLGITIYIRYRHVLQLCEHNPELGSVVLRHNRWALWFGMLSCLGISFVGNFQETNVRIVHFIGAFCCFGCGTLYFWMQALITYMIVPMAGTRLSAHLRLGMSVCCTILFIMLAVTGVMSHILFNGQNPRQWYPSDGGWYYHVISSISEWIIATIFSFFILSFTPEFRDVSLDHPQISLLSYSMTV
- the LOC133847110 gene encoding tRNA (guanine-N(7)-)-methyltransferase — encoded protein: MVTNNQEREREVLSSTSAVTGLPQKRYYRQRAHSNPIADHSFDYPARPQDVDWRALYPNIGSEQQVEFADIGCGYGGFLVTLGEMFPQKLSIGMEIRVKVSDYVVDRIAALRLKSNETSGYQNIACIRTNAMKYLPNYFKKGQLEKMFFLYPDPHFKRAKHKWRIINQALLSEYAYVLRSGGLVYTMTDVEDLHKWIVSHMTQHPLYERLSETEANEDPITPKLYQSSEEGAKVVRNKGDHFLAIFRRL